The Kwoniella shivajii chromosome 5, complete sequence genomic interval AGATGGCACTTCCTATATAATTAAACTCAGGATGGGTTCGTCATTCGTAATAAGAGGGAAATAGCGTTGTAGcaaagaaggggaaagtGGGATATTCAGGCGTATATCAAGGACGTATCGATTCAGATATAGTTCCAACTCACAGTTTAACATACTATTCTCTAACGTCACAGTCACTTGTAGTTAGCCTTGACTCCTCATTCGTTGTAATAATATTGGAAGAGTgagcaaaagaagaacaatgaAAGCGAGAGTCTGACGGGATGGAGTGGTGGTAAAAACAGTTAATTTGGTTGAAATGCAACGCGCGTATCACCATTTCAACCTACATCATACAATATTAAAAATGCCACGTCACTATCGTCTCCGAGCTCAATCCCATATTAAAATAACGATGAATAGGTGTTCATCTATAGTTGCATCCTAGATCATCTCCTCTTGTATGTACTGTTGAGATATCCGAGTTGGCTGATACGGATACTTTTCAAATCACCCAGACAGAAGGTCTGACTACGAAAGCAGTATTTCCAGCTAAGACTTTCACCGGAACTTGACATTCAACTAACTCAGttttcatttcttcccatctcatcgtcGTCGAGCTTCGCCTTTTTATTGGTTTTTCACCCCGATCAAGGTTGAGATCTttttcatctgaatctgaattggaagaaatccCATCTATTCTCAATGGCTCAGAAAGAGGTAGTAAAGGGGTCAAAGTGTTTGTCGCTGAATAGAATCTGTTATCATGATCATTAGATGACCCATTTCTAGGTAAAAGATTCACTGATTGATTCTGTCTCTTATGCTTCACATGGCCTTTGTCGGTCCTTGCTGTACTCTCAGATTTTCGATTATTGctttgttgacgatgatcatgatggtgttggtggtgatgatgtggaaCAGCGACAACGAACTGCAACTTGACTTTCCATTCTAAGCCACCTTTGTCCCCTTGTCCTGCGGCTAAGCTGAATCCTGGAGTCGCGTCAGAAGGGATATCCAGAGAGAACGCTAATCTTGAGGAGGAGACGACATATGATGAACGATGTTCAGCATGTAATCTTGATAATTGAGGCTGGACATTTCCAGGTGGAAGTAGTGGTTCCGGTATCAATTCATGTGATTCCAAGAATGCAGAAAACTACACCAATAAGTTAGTTGACATGTTTGCTGTCTCGATTGAGCATCGCGATGGATCCAGTACTTACTTTAAGGACTCTGCGTTCCGTTTCCGGCTCATTGAAAGTCACTACTCCCAAAACGGTCTCTCCTAGTCTATACGTGGTTTTGATCAACGTCAAGACAGCCACGACTTCTCCGTCCTTTGCGATATCGTATGAAGCTAAGCAACAACCACGCACCCATTAGCATACGGCCGTCACGCTCAAGTTGTGCAAAAGTGCTCACCTTTGGGCGAATGTCGACTGAGAATCTCAACAGCTTCACCACAACCAGCCTCTGTACCCTCTTCGACCAactcatcgtcaccttctAGAACTGTGCCTTGTTTTGGTCTTGGCCTCAATCCTTTTCCTAGTGTATCTCCAGGTATTCCAAGATATGTCTCTGATTTTCTATCACCGCGATCTCCATTTGTTTCCTTCGCGGGTAATGGAGGAAtatggaatgaagatgaagaaggactGACTACTCTCGATCTGGGTAGCTTTGATATTGATCCACTTGGACTTTGAGGAGGTAGTTTCGGTGTATATCCTTCCGAAGGATTATGTGAGGAGTTTGGCTCAAGGGTGTCGAGTAGATGTTTCGCGTACGCTTGAAGAGATTCCATTGTATCTCCACCTTTATATCGGTGTTTATCAGATGCACTAGATCGCCGGCGAAGGCCGATTCCCCCGTTAGGGATAGGTGAAGAGCGTTCTTCCTGTGATTTAGGTGAGAGTTCGGGTTCTACTTCCTGAAcaatcccttcttctttcgtttgGATGATCGGTTTTAGTACATCATACGTTCGAAAAGGATGTCCAACTACAACAGTAATCAGTCTGAGGTAGGTACAGGTTTGACGAGGTATTTATTGCTTACCTGATACATTCGCCCAGACCCTGATAGGAACCGTAATGTCCTTTGACTTCTGtctacctcctcctccgGGGAGCGAGACATTAAGTGATACTACCAGATCATAGGAGAACCGAAAAGCTTTGCCACGATGAGCAGGAGGTAGGGTTGCAGGTAACGGAAGGGTATACATGACTGAGACAGAAAGtcaatcttcaccatcttccgGAGAGTCGCATGAAGACACTGCACTTACATTCcttactttcaccttctttcaacttcagGTCCACGCCTAACAAACTTCTAGTAGTTTCTAATACTGGTAAATCTTTCATATTCCAaactctctttctctcttcctctaaacttccaccacttccacccATGACCAGATCTTTCGCTAGACCAAACAAACTACCGGTCAAACTTGGTTGAGTTGCATTTCCGATCGTACCAGTTCCAAAACTAAGTTGCCATCTTGAGGTCCCATTTGAACCGGCTCCATTAGACGTTAAGGCTGGAGTAGGATTTAGAGAACCTGATCCAACTGGTTGATGTAGTAGCATGGATCGAAGAGGTAATAATGGATCTGGAGGGATATAAGTGTTcgaaggatgaaaatgagCTATCAACCTAGTGTAGGCCCATAAGACGGTCGTGGTACCTTTGTCTACAGGTATGCGTTCCCTTATATATGGATGagttggtggtggtaaagcGGGCGGGGTACCTAGACCTAAAAGATTGGCTCCGTATGCATTATGATATGAAGGTGTTCTTCCATGAGCTAATGGAGAAGGCATAGGACGTGATTTCGATCTTGTTAAAGCACCATTTGATATGAATGTATCATCATCGGTTGTACCTTGTGAACTAGTTGAGCTCGTCGCTCGTATCAGAGCAGGTCTAGATGGAccagctgctgctgaagcCATTAGATCCCGTTCCGGAAGTGATCTTAGaggtggtgaaagtgaaCTACTGATCGATTCGTCAGAAGGAGGTGATAAAGGGAAGTTATTGATGGAAATTTTACGTGAATGTGGATGATGGGATGGTATAGCGGCTGAATGAGGTCTACGagaaggtagaggtggtggtgctggCGAAACGATTCATCCTGTCAATTAAATATGGTCACGCGGTTTTTTCAAGAGCATGCTTCAGCTCACTAGGTTGACCACCTAAAGCCCAGACTAATTCTTGAGGACTCATGGTACCTTTGCCCAACGCCAaacttcttgatcttctatTATGACCTCCTTCTTTAGCGGATCCGTTATCGTTTTTACTCCATCCATCTGGACTTCTGAAATTCATAGGTTTCTCCCTTGTAGGTGAGCTTGGTCCTCCCTGTCCTGGCCATCCTGGGGCTCTGTAAGCCGGATTAGCTCCTGGACTATAAGGGAAACCTAGATCCGAAGTTATCGTTGATGGGCCGGGTCCAGGTGTCGAATTGATCGACAATGGATCAGGCGTAGGAGTTGTTATTCTTGATGAACCAGCTTCAGCGTTCGTATCACCATAACTCAAAGGTATAGAAGGGCTATTCAATCCTATCTGATGTTTCCTCTCTGGTAAGGCTTGTATTGACAGAAGGTCTTCACGTGGACTTAAGGCTGGAAGGTGTCTTTCTGCAGATGTAGCTGTCCTTATATCAGCGGTAGAAGGACCCGATCCAGGTGTCTTAGGATGAGAGGCATCCGATGGTGGTGTTCGAGTGTTGGTGAATGTGATCGTCACTGAGAATGTTTCTCCGGCGTAATACGCCGAAGCTGAAGGGGTCACAGTCAGTTGAAGATGTGGATCATCAAGGTTGACATTATGCGTCGGTTGTGCGAGAGGAGTCGAGGAGGATGAAAAGGGGAAATAGGATGACATTATATTTCGTATGTTGGGATCGTtactttcattcttcttagCAGTCTATCTGGTCCAGTCTCTATGATTATCTCGGTGTAAGATATTAGTTATCATCAACGACTGTCTTCTCGGTGGACGTGTTTATTTTGTTATTGAGTAAAAGCATTACGGGCCCCCAATTGTCCCTATAGATCCCccaaaagtgccacattcagaTGATATTCCATTTTCCCACGCACGCCACTCTTTTCAAATCCCTATCTTTCATAAGTTATATATTCTCTTTTCAGTTTTTTTACCCTGTTGCCGACGTGTTTGCGCAGACCCTCTTTCCCGTTGGTAAACAACCATACCATCTGACTTCAACCTCAGATATCTGCGACTTGGTCTAGTCTACCTCAGATTGATCGCCGCTTTACTCTGTCAAGCAGGATCATACCTTTGGTCTCTCGTTTCAAGCGGTCACACAAACACTCTGTGTCCCGAGATATTTCCAGCGGTGGTAAGACGCTATTATGGCTCCTTCAACGCCTTCCACACCTCATGGCGGTGGAAGGGCAGGTAGTGATGGGGGGTCTCCCGCACCGACCGTTGCTACTCCTGGTACATATTCATTAGAAGTGAGTCACCTTACAGTCTCACCTTCTCCGATGCATACCATTCTTGCTCGATAAGAACATCTTTGTTGACATGTTTGGTGttgtttttttcccttttccttcgGTTATAGGATGTTATACCCGGAGTCAAAATATTTGTTCGAAAACCATTACCAAAtggacaagaagaacaacgaAAAGCAGAGATATTATCGACGAGACCTAAACCCAAACCATCAGCGTTCGCACCACCCCCTGCACCTGATGCACCACCTCCTGATCCAAGAGACGACACGGAATATTACGTGCATTATGTTGAATTTAACAAACGTTTGGATGAATGGGTCGGTGGAAGTAGATTGATAATTGACAAAGAGATGGAATGGcctaaagctaaagaagatgacaagaaaaagaaagaaaaaatcGGCAAAGTACCTTCTACACCTGGATCTTCAACGCCTTCAAGGATAAATGGATCACCTAGACCTTCAGGTAGTCTACTTAAAAAAGCAGCCACTAAAGCTGCTTCGGCAGTGGGGAAAGCTCATCCATTAGCAAAGGGCTCATCAAAGGGCAAAATACcctcaaagagaaagggaaaagatcAACCTGActtagatgatgatgaggacgaagaccaagatgaagacgacgcAGATTCCATTGATGCAGATGGTGATATTTCCATGATAGGCTCAGATGGCGGTACTGGTGGTGGTAAATCTCAAAAGGGacaaggagatgaagatggtgaaggtgaaatcgaTTTATCAGGCCCAATAAATCCACAGGCTGCGCCCAAAGTGTTCTCAAAAAAacaagaaatcgaaaaattGAGAACATCAGGATCAATGACACAATCACACTCGGAAGTATCAAGAGTCAAGAATTTAGATAAATTACAAATCGGTAAACATGAAGTTGAAACGTGGTATTTTTCACCTTATCCAATTGAATATGCTCATCTACCTGTATTATACATTTGTGAATTTTGTTTGTTATATTATCCAAGTTTCACACAGCTGAAAAGACATCGAAATAAATGTAATTTATTACATCCACCTGGGAATGAAATTTATCGACATGAAGATATTTCTTTTTTCGAAATTGATGGTAGACGTCAAAGAACTTGGTGTAGAAATTTATGTTTAATTTCAAAATGTTTTTTGGATCACAAAACGCTCTATtatgatgttgatccttTCATGTATTACTGCATGACTGTGAAAGATGATTATGGTTGTCATTTAATTGGTTATTTctcaaaagaaaaagaatctCCTGAAGGTTATAACGTAGCTTGTATCTTAACTCtacctcaacatcaacggAAAGGTTATGGGAGACTTTTAATCGAATTCTCATATGAATTATCAAAGGTAGAAGGGAAATTGGGTAGTCCGGAAAAACCATTATCGGATTTAGGTTTATTGGGTTATAGAGCTTATTGGCAAGAGAAAATAGTGGAACTACTATTggatagtgatgatgagattagTTTGGAAGAAATCGCTCAGAAAACAGCCATCACTCATGGTGATATCATGCACACGTGAGTTGTTGCCATATTCACAAGTGCGGGAGTATGTTCGACGCTGATTTTAtgatcaaattcagctgTCAAGCACTTCAGATGATCAAATACTATAAAGGCGGACATATTATACATCTGACCGATGCGGTTCTGGAACAACATCAAAAGACAATGTCCAAAAATAGAAGGTCGATCAATCCAGCAGCGTTAAAATGGAAACCACCTGTATTCAGTCGTGCTCAATTAGCTTTTGGTTTCTAATTTGTCTGTATTCAACCcccctctttcttctctattTTCGGTCATCAGTGGCACTTATTCTATACCTTGCATTAATCAGTTATCCCACCCATTTTGTATCAATTCACAAGATGAGCTAGTTGTATACGTGAACACGGAATGGTAAATCATCAGACAAAAATCATGCATTATTAAATCATTACAGTCACATCCTTAATTTTATCCAAACAACATTTTATAATGAATGGATCTTGTCCAAAAACACGTCTTCCGTCATACCAATTATATTCTCCGTTGGCGTTCCTATTGTTCCGCTATGGAGTTCTGTCGTTCCACCATAAACTTGAACGATTTTATCGAAATGTACTTGAAGATCATACAACCACCAAGGAACACCCTTCTTCTCGATCCTCTTGATCTCCCTCGACATTTGAGAATAGACAGGTGAAAGACGTGCTCTCCACGCGGACAATTTTCCACCTCGTAGATACTCAACCTCTCTTCGAAGCTTCTGTTGATCCTTCAGCCTCGCTTTGTGGTTCTCAGCTTTTTCCAATTGAATCTCTTTGGAGTATTTTCTGACTCTAGGTTTCAAGGCTGTCCTTGaatcatcctttctttcctgtAATCTCGATTTTGGCTTGAAATCGTTGACGAATGGAACGAGTGAACGTCGTTTCAGCTCATCGCCGGTCTGAGGATCTagggatgatgattcatttgaagatgagatcaaagtTACAAGCGACCagatggattgatcactTGATGAACTCGCAGCCGAGTCGGTACTCGAGCTCGTACTGGAACTTGGGGTACTTCCGGAATCGCCTGCAATCGTTTTATTTTTGCAATAACAATGATAGGTTTTATAAGTCTTTGATGAACGacgagaagctgaagaagatttgaCTGAAGCCGAACCATATTTCTCTGGTTCCTCGTATATCGGAGTCTTGTTTAATCCTGGAATAAGCTGTCGAAGAGTATTAGAAGCTCCCTCGAGTAAAGCGAAAGAAGTGCTTCCAAGTATGGTAGGAAGTGATTTCGCTTTCTTCATTTCATATGGAGGCCTTTGTATACTGTGTGAACGAGGGATTGGGAGATCCGAAGTTGATTTTCTGGATAAAATAGATGATTTCTCCTGGATGACGGGGGGCGACAATTGTGTGGATTTCTTCGGGGATCtgccttctttcctctgGCTCTTGTGGAGACGACTGGCGCTGCTGAGTGAGGGGAAGAGAGTATTGATAACCTaatcatcatatcagcttattCCTTGATACACTTCTTAACCTACATCAAACTATCTTCGTGATTACGCCACCAAAGAATAGAGGATCGATCCGCGTTGCCACTCACCTCATTAGcactctcttctttcacattCCAGACGTTCCACTCTAATTCGAGCATTCCATCTATATCGTCGTCAACCGTATATTCCAAGGGCGTAATCAAAGAGTCCCAGCTGTCAACTTGTCCAATGAATATTTCGATTGTGTTCTCGACTTCCCATAAAAGTTCGGGCGCATgtgaaggtgttgaatttgaagtgTCATCTAGGACAAATGGAAGAGCTCATCAGCATTTGCGTTGCAATATCAAGATAGAATGAAGCGGTCTAGGCACTCACCCTGTTCACTTGATTCAAGGAGGCAGGATCGGAACTTGTCATCTTGCACAGCCATGGATATGGCTTTTATAGTCAAAAAAAGACGAGTAAAGCATAACAAGACGCAAAGTGTACAGATACAACCCAGAATGATACTGTCATTGCAACAGAAGGAGATGTAGAAAGAGCATAATACTGTCGAATCCGCAGAAATCATGATTTTTTAGCTATTCAACAATTGGGAGAGGTGCAGACAAAGAAGTCGATACTGGGAGAGGTCAACCAGATCGTGCAGAAACAAGATATAAATGCATGCATTAGGCGGTCGATATTGCATCTATGTAACTGTAGCTATATCACACTTGGGTGAATTTGTATaagcagaaaagaagaaggttgaagaGGGACTTATGCGGTACACAGTGCGAGTCCTTCAACCGGTTCGGCTTGTGTATTACATACCGCTTTTCATTCATCTGAATAAGGTTCGCTGAAGTCTTACGAGCAGCTTTCACTATGCTTACCCATCGAGAATACTGATGACTTTGCTATACGTATACCGCCAATGATTGACGGAGATGTCTTCCCAGATTTGTTGTCAATCCATTGATCTGTAATATACGGAATTGAAGGATATTTGATGGTACCTTTTTTCCATTGCACAgacacaca includes:
- a CDS encoding histone acetyltransferase ESA1, with the protein product MAPSTPSTPHGGGRAGSDGGSPAPTVATPGTYSLEDVIPGVKIFVRKPLPNGQEEQRKAEILSTRPKPKPSAFAPPPAPDAPPPDPRDDTEYYVHYVEFNKRLDEWVGGSRLIIDKEMEWPKAKEDDKKKKEKIGKVPSTPGSSTPSRINGSPRPSGSLLKKAATKAASAVGKAHPLAKGSSKGKIPSKRKGKDQPDLDDDEDEDQDEDDADSIDADGDISMIGSDGGTGGGKSQKGQGDEDGEGEIDLSGPINPQAAPKVFSKKQEIEKLRTSGSMTQSHSEVSRVKNLDKLQIGKHEVETWYFSPYPIEYAHLPVLYICEFCLLYYPSFTQLKRHRNKCNLLHPPGNEIYRHEDISFFEIDGRRQRTWCRNLCLISKCFLDHKTLYYDVDPFMYYCMTVKDDYGCHLIGYFSKEKESPEGYNVACILTLPQHQRKGYGRLLIEFSYELSKVEGKLGSPEKPLSDLGLLGYRAYWQEKIVELLLDSDDEISLEEIAQKTAITHGDIMHTCQALQMIKYYKGGHIIHLTDAVLEQHQKTMSKNRRSINPAALKWKPPVFSRAQLAFGF